One window of the Synechococcus sp. CC9311 genome contains the following:
- a CDS encoding GMC oxidoreductase: protein MIIDDRHYDVIIIGSGAGGGTLAGALSRKGHSVLMLERGEAMALEDQNVADVDLFRKDRYHPRNERWFGPDGDPFAPQTTYSLGGNTKIWGAVLERMREKDFGDVPLQEGISPSWPMNYDQLAPYYSAAETLYRVHGRAGIDPTEPARSAPFEYEPKPLVPFLEPLREALKRQGCQPYDLPLSWSTSQDDPSGDSQLYGIDHANRSKLEIRTQATVKRLHVNPLGSSVKGVEADVAGETWLFKADLIVLAAGAINSPAILLRSHSSHHPRGLNNGSDQVGRNLMNLQLTSILQLATERNDGRYSRSLGINDYYWGDKNVSFPLGHIQAAGGVLQDALFAESPPVLSLVSKMIPDFGLERLASRSVAWWAMSEVLPDTHNKVWLNNDQIRINYIHNNREAHDRLVYRWIDTLKAIEADPLTRVVSTAPTHPRGEAPISVVGYACGTCCMGIDPAASVVDATGKCHELDNLYIADTSVFPSCPSVGPGLTTIALALRLADTLSQCMS, encoded by the coding sequence ATGATCATCGACGACCGCCATTACGACGTAATCATCATCGGCAGTGGTGCCGGTGGTGGAACTCTTGCTGGTGCCCTGAGCCGTAAAGGTCACTCCGTGCTCATGCTCGAGCGAGGAGAGGCCATGGCTCTCGAAGATCAAAATGTGGCCGATGTGGATCTGTTTCGTAAAGATCGTTATCACCCCAGGAATGAACGCTGGTTTGGGCCCGACGGTGATCCGTTTGCACCACAAACCACCTATTCGCTCGGCGGCAACACCAAAATCTGGGGCGCAGTCCTGGAACGCATGCGCGAAAAGGATTTTGGTGACGTCCCGTTGCAAGAAGGGATTTCACCGTCTTGGCCCATGAACTACGACCAGTTAGCTCCTTATTACTCAGCAGCAGAAACGCTGTACCGCGTCCATGGTCGAGCTGGAATCGACCCAACCGAACCAGCCCGTTCTGCACCTTTTGAGTATGAGCCAAAACCATTGGTTCCCTTTCTTGAGCCTCTGCGAGAAGCTCTCAAACGCCAGGGATGTCAGCCCTATGACCTACCGCTGAGCTGGTCCACGAGCCAGGACGATCCGAGTGGAGATTCCCAGCTGTATGGCATCGATCATGCCAATCGTTCCAAGTTAGAAATCCGAACGCAAGCCACCGTGAAGCGGTTGCACGTGAATCCACTCGGCAGCTCCGTCAAAGGTGTTGAAGCTGACGTAGCAGGAGAAACATGGCTGTTCAAAGCGGATCTCATCGTGCTGGCCGCAGGAGCCATCAACTCTCCGGCAATCCTGCTGCGATCGCATTCAAGCCATCACCCCCGCGGACTCAACAACGGATCCGATCAGGTTGGTCGCAACCTGATGAATCTCCAACTCACCTCCATCCTGCAGCTCGCGACTGAACGCAACGACGGACGTTATTCGCGTTCACTCGGAATCAATGACTACTACTGGGGAGACAAAAATGTCTCTTTCCCGCTCGGCCACATTCAGGCCGCGGGAGGCGTCTTGCAAGACGCCCTGTTTGCGGAGTCACCGCCGGTGCTGTCCCTTGTCAGCAAAATGATTCCTGATTTTGGGCTGGAGCGACTGGCGTCCCGCTCGGTGGCTTGGTGGGCCATGTCTGAAGTCTTACCCGACACCCATAACAAGGTCTGGCTGAACAACGATCAGATCCGCATCAACTACATCCACAACAACCGCGAAGCCCATGATCGATTGGTCTACCGCTGGATTGACACCCTCAAAGCGATCGAAGCCGATCCACTCACTCGGGTCGTGAGTACAGCTCCGACCCACCCCCGGGGCGAAGCGCCCATAAGCGTTGTGGGCTACGCATGCGGAACCTGTTGCATGGGCATCGATCCAGCGGCTTCGGTGGTCGACGCGACAGGTAAATGTCATGAACTGGACAACCTTTACATTGCCGACACGAGCGTCTTTCCAAGTTGTCCCAGTGTTGGGCCGGGTCTGACCACCATCGCCTTAGCCCTGCGGCTAGCTGACACGCTCAGCCAGTGCATGAGCTAA